A stretch of the Kroppenstedtia eburnea genome encodes the following:
- a CDS encoding nucleoside recognition domain-containing protein translates to MAQSIDPLIQSKHNQLDSLIARSRQLGDSSARDDIVARVYQTTRAICEDVVHYQDEERLFRTEKLDRVLTSPIWGYPIMLAMLGVIFWLTIAGANAPSEMLAQLFSWLEGYLTLAFQAVHAPDWLHGLLVLGLYRGISWVVSVMLPPMAIFFPIFGLLENFGYLPRVAFNMDRLFKGSGGHGKQSLTMAMGFGCNAAAILSTRIIESPRERMLAILTNNFVPCNGRWPTLILLSSLFMAAGVAGGMQTFVTAAVVMGMVLFGIVVTLTVSWALSKTALRGVPTHYTLELPPYRRPKFWNTILRATLDKSLYVLKRAVIVAAPAGVITWILANISAGDMSILEHIVAFLDPFAQALGLDGYILIAFILGLPANEIVLPILLMGYLSTGAMIEVEDMAALKQIFLDHGWTWLTALNMMLFSLLHYPCGTTLINIYKETKSPKWTFLSFAIPTGIAIGVTFIVAQTVRALGLV, encoded by the coding sequence ATGGCACAGTCAATCGATCCCCTTATCCAGTCGAAGCATAATCAGCTGGACTCCCTTATTGCCCGTTCCCGGCAACTCGGGGATTCTTCCGCGCGGGATGACATCGTGGCACGTGTCTATCAAACCACCCGCGCCATCTGCGAAGATGTGGTCCACTATCAGGATGAGGAGCGTTTGTTCCGCACGGAAAAGTTGGATCGGGTTCTGACCTCCCCGATCTGGGGCTACCCGATCATGCTGGCCATGCTGGGTGTGATCTTCTGGCTGACCATCGCCGGGGCCAATGCCCCTTCGGAGATGTTGGCACAATTATTCAGCTGGTTGGAGGGATATCTGACACTCGCCTTCCAGGCAGTTCACGCCCCCGATTGGCTTCACGGCTTGTTGGTGCTGGGATTGTACCGGGGAATCTCCTGGGTGGTCAGCGTGATGTTGCCCCCGATGGCCATCTTCTTCCCGATATTCGGCCTGTTGGAAAACTTCGGTTACCTGCCCCGGGTCGCCTTTAACATGGACCGTCTGTTCAAAGGCTCCGGCGGCCACGGCAAACAGTCCTTGACCATGGCCATGGGATTCGGATGCAATGCGGCGGCGATTCTGTCCACCCGGATCATCGAATCCCCCCGGGAGCGGATGCTGGCCATTCTGACCAACAATTTTGTTCCCTGTAACGGCCGGTGGCCGACCCTGATCCTGCTCTCCTCCCTGTTTATGGCCGCCGGTGTCGCCGGCGGCATGCAAACCTTCGTCACTGCCGCCGTCGTGATGGGAATGGTGCTCTTCGGCATCGTCGTCACCCTGACAGTCTCCTGGGCTCTGTCCAAAACCGCCCTGCGGGGAGTTCCCACCCACTATACCCTGGAACTACCCCCTTACCGCAGGCCGAAATTTTGGAACACCATCCTGCGTGCCACCCTGGACAAATCCCTGTACGTGTTGAAACGGGCCGTGATCGTGGCCGCCCCCGCCGGGGTGATCACCTGGATTCTGGCCAATATCTCGGCAGGGGACATGAGCATCCTGGAGCACATCGTCGCTTTTCTCGATCCTTTTGCGCAGGCATTGGGGCTGGACGGCTATATCCTGATCGCCTTTATCCTCGGCCTGCCCGCCAATGAGATTGTACTGCCCATCCTGCTGATGGGCTACCTCTCCACCGGAGCCATGATCGAGGTGGAAGACATGGCCGCCCTGAAACAGATCTTTCTGGATCACGGCTGGACCTGGCTGACCGCCCTCAATATGATGCTGTTCTCCCTCCTTCACTACCCATGTGGAACCACTCTTATCAATATATACAAGGAAACCAAAAGTCCCAAATGGACCTTCCTCTCCTTTGCCATTCCCACGGGGATCGCCATCGGGGTCACCTTTATCGTGGCCCAGACGGTTCGGGCGCTGGGGTTGGTTTAA
- a CDS encoding FeoB small GTPase domain-containing protein, whose product MAGNPNTGKSTLFNALTGLRQHTGNWPGKTVLHAEGTYLHNGETYTLIDLPGTYSLYSNSVDEEVARDHIVFDQPDVTVVVLDATALERNLNLALQVLEMSERVVVCVNLMDEAKRKGIQINERKLSDRLGVPVVKTSARDGVGLEELKQVISRMAGGKIATHPYRIRYEEELEAKIAELEPDIRKIFGNRLPARWVALRLLDGDTSLVEALKERIGKEGAENDGTVNRSPYPVEA is encoded by the coding sequence CTGGCCGGCAATCCCAACACAGGCAAGAGCACACTTTTCAACGCCTTGACCGGCTTGCGCCAACACACGGGCAACTGGCCGGGCAAAACCGTGCTCCACGCCGAGGGGACCTATCTGCACAACGGCGAAACCTATACCCTTATCGATCTGCCAGGCACTTACTCCCTCTATTCCAACTCCGTCGACGAAGAAGTGGCCCGGGATCATATCGTCTTCGATCAGCCCGATGTGACGGTGGTGGTTCTCGATGCCACCGCCCTGGAACGGAACCTGAACCTGGCCCTTCAAGTGTTGGAGATGAGCGAACGCGTGGTGGTCTGCGTCAACCTGATGGATGAGGCGAAGCGGAAGGGCATCCAGATCAACGAGCGGAAACTCTCCGACAGGTTGGGCGTACCCGTGGTCAAGACATCAGCCCGGGACGGAGTGGGCCTGGAAGAATTGAAGCAGGTGATCTCCCGGATGGCCGGGGGGAAAATCGCCACCCACCCTTATCGCATCCGTTATGAAGAGGAATTGGAGGCAAAGATTGCGGAACTGGAGCCTGATATCCGCAAAATATTCGGCAATCGCTTGCCTGCCCGCTGGGTCGCCCTCCGCCTCCTCGACGGCGACACCAGTCTCGTGGAAGCCTTGAAGGAGCGGATCGGAAAGGAGGGAGCCGAAAACGATGGCACAGTCAATCGATCCCCTTATCCAGTCGAAGCATAA
- a CDS encoding FeoA family protein produces MCTELPLSEAAVGRSVRITRLDLTGTMRRRLLDLGFVPGATVHVLQRSPLGDPVAFRVSNTTIALRKEESSRIFGHIKGGD; encoded by the coding sequence ATGTGCACCGAACTTCCATTATCTGAAGCAGCTGTCGGTCGGTCCGTCCGGATCACCCGACTGGATCTGACAGGCACGATGCGCCGTCGGTTGCTGGACCTGGGTTTTGTCCCGGGTGCGACCGTCCATGTACTGCAGAGAAGCCCATTGGGTGACCCCGTTGCTTTCCGGGTGAGCAATACGACGATTGCTCTTCGCAAAGAAGAAAGCTCCCGGATTTTCGGGCACATCAAAGGAGGGGACTAA
- the ruvC gene encoding crossover junction endodeoxyribonuclease RuvC, producing the protein MRIIGIDPGIAIVGYGVIDRQGNRLKAVDYGSIQTEAGLSTATRLKQIYDEVTELYQKFRPDVVAIEKLFFNRNVTTAFTVGQARGVLMLAAEEAGAVITEYTPLQVKMAVVGYGQAQKRQIQEMVRILLNLPEIPKPDDVADALGVAICEAHSNTFTDRLGKGRWK; encoded by the coding sequence GTGCGGATTATAGGGATTGATCCGGGGATCGCCATTGTGGGATATGGCGTGATCGACCGACAGGGAAATCGGTTGAAAGCCGTCGACTACGGCAGTATCCAGACTGAGGCGGGATTGTCGACGGCGACCCGGCTCAAACAGATTTACGATGAGGTTACTGAACTGTATCAAAAGTTCCGTCCCGATGTGGTGGCGATTGAGAAGTTGTTTTTCAATCGGAATGTGACCACCGCCTTCACCGTCGGACAGGCGCGGGGAGTGTTGATGCTGGCGGCGGAGGAGGCGGGGGCTGTCATCACGGAGTACACGCCGTTGCAGGTGAAGATGGCAGTGGTCGGTTACGGTCAGGCACAAAAGCGGCAGATTCAGGAGATGGTTCGGATCCTCCTGAATCTGCCGGAAATCCCGAAGCCCGATGATGTGGCGGATGCTCTGGGCGTGGCGATCTGTGAAGCCCATTCCAATACCTTCACCGATCGGCTCGGAAAGGGGAGGTGGAAGTGA
- the ruvA gene encoding Holliday junction branch migration protein RuvA gives MIEFIRGTVAYRATEAIVVETGGVGYLIFCTYPLEWEEGEEVTVYTHQVIREDAHTLYGFRERQVRDLFRLLLEVSGIGPKVALAVTGSGDPGRLVNAVEQEDLRFLTKLPGVGKKTAQRIVLDLKDKLKKAGFSESTFSDVPVGTSREVARAGSAEAIEALQALGYNEEEATHAVAMARKDFGEEEPELDQWIRRALQFSMKE, from the coding sequence ATGATCGAGTTTATCCGGGGAACCGTGGCTTATCGGGCGACGGAAGCGATCGTGGTGGAGACAGGGGGGGTGGGGTATCTGATTTTTTGCACCTATCCTCTGGAGTGGGAAGAGGGGGAAGAGGTGACTGTGTACACCCATCAGGTGATCCGGGAGGACGCCCATACCCTGTATGGGTTTCGTGAGCGGCAGGTGCGGGATCTGTTCCGGCTCCTGTTGGAGGTGTCGGGGATCGGACCCAAGGTGGCACTGGCGGTGACCGGCTCCGGGGATCCGGGGCGCTTGGTGAACGCGGTGGAGCAGGAAGATCTCCGTTTTCTCACCAAACTTCCGGGGGTGGGGAAGAAGACGGCCCAGCGGATCGTGTTGGATCTGAAGGATAAGCTGAAAAAAGCGGGCTTCAGTGAGAGCACCTTTTCCGATGTCCCGGTCGGCACCTCCCGGGAGGTGGCGCGGGCCGGGTCCGCGGAGGCGATTGAAGCCCTGCAAGCCCTGGGCTATAATGAGGAGGAAGCAACACATGCCGTGGCGATGGCCAGGAAAGATTTCGGCGAGGAAGAGCCGGAATTGGATCAATGGATTCGCCGTGCATTGCAATTTTCCATGAAGGAATAA
- the ruvB gene encoding Holliday junction branch migration DNA helicase RuvB encodes MEERMISSHFSAEDEPMEFSLRPRYLDDYIGQTRVKENLKVYIEAAKMRRDPLDHVLLYGPPGLGKTTLSHIIANEMGVQVRTTSGPAIERPGDLAAILTNLQQGDLLFIDEIHRLNRSVEEVLYPAMEDFALDIVIGKGPSARSVRLDLPPFTLVGATTRAGSLSSPLRDRFGVVSRLEHYTTEELSLIVMRAADLLGVSIREDGAEEIACRARGTPRVSNRLLKRVRDFVQVQGDGVITGEAARDALDRIQVDRLGLDEVDHKLLKTIITHFRGGPVGLETIAATIGEEAHTVEDVYEPYLMQIGFLQRTPRGRMLTPRCYQHFGVELPT; translated from the coding sequence ATGGAAGAACGGATGATCTCTTCCCATTTCTCGGCGGAAGATGAACCGATGGAATTCAGCCTGCGTCCCCGTTACCTGGATGATTACATCGGACAGACACGGGTGAAAGAGAACCTGAAAGTGTACATAGAAGCGGCCAAGATGCGGAGGGATCCCCTGGACCATGTGTTGTTGTACGGCCCTCCGGGTCTGGGGAAGACCACACTTTCCCACATCATCGCCAATGAGATGGGGGTTCAGGTCCGGACCACTTCCGGCCCGGCCATCGAACGTCCGGGGGATCTTGCTGCCATCTTGACCAACCTGCAACAGGGCGACCTCCTGTTCATCGATGAAATTCACCGACTCAACCGCAGTGTGGAGGAGGTTCTCTATCCGGCGATGGAGGACTTTGCCCTGGATATTGTGATCGGAAAAGGGCCCAGCGCCCGCTCGGTTCGCCTGGATCTTCCTCCCTTCACTCTGGTGGGGGCCACCACCCGGGCCGGCTCTCTCTCCTCGCCGTTGCGGGACCGGTTCGGCGTGGTCAGTCGGTTGGAGCACTATACCACGGAGGAGCTGTCCCTGATTGTGATGCGGGCGGCGGACCTTCTGGGGGTGTCAATCCGGGAAGACGGAGCGGAGGAGATCGCCTGCCGGGCCCGGGGAACGCCGCGGGTGTCCAATCGTCTGCTGAAGCGGGTGCGGGACTTTGTCCAGGTTCAGGGCGACGGGGTGATCACCGGGGAGGCGGCCCGGGATGCATTGGATCGGATTCAGGTGGACAGACTGGGATTGGATGAAGTGGATCATAAGTTGTTGAAAACGATCATCACCCATTTTCGGGGAGGGCCCGTCGGGCTGGAGACGATCGCGGCCACGATCGGGGAGGAAGCTCATACAGTGGAGGATGTCTACGAGCCGTATCTGATGCAGATCGGATTTCTGCAGCGCACCCCCCGCGGACGGATGCTCACTCCCCGCTGTTATCAACACTTTGGGGTGGAGTTGCCGACATGA
- a CDS encoding DUF2905 domain-containing protein: MNPVPKMLIFLGILLVAFGLLWHFGGRFFNLGRLPGDIVIEKENFKFYFPVVTSILISVVLSLLLYLFRLFR; the protein is encoded by the coding sequence ATGAATCCGGTTCCGAAAATGCTGATTTTCCTTGGCATCCTCTTGGTGGCCTTCGGTCTGTTGTGGCATTTCGGCGGCCGTTTTTTCAACTTGGGACGTCTGCCGGGGGATATCGTGATTGAAAAAGAGAACTTCAAATTTTACTTTCCCGTGGTGACCAGCATCCTGATCAGTGTGGTACTTTCCTTGTTGCTTTATTTGTTTCGCCTGTTCCGGTGA
- the queA gene encoding tRNA preQ1(34) S-adenosylmethionine ribosyltransferase-isomerase QueA, translating into MDVSQFDFELPEELIAQEPAPKRSGSRLMVVNRENQTVEHRRFPDLLEYLHPGDVLVLNDTRVRPARLVGVKEGTGARIELLLLNPLGGDRWEALVKPAKRVKEGTVVRFGDGKLQAVAQEMTEAAGGRVFQLQYQEQDLEILLERLGEMPLPPYIHRRLDEPERYQTVYSRAVGSAAAPTAGLHFTEDLLNRAKEKGVKIVTITLHVGLGTFRPVTAESVEEHQMHAEFYEVSEEAAEQIRVAKAKGNRVVAVGTTSVRTLETVARDHGEIRAARGWTDIFIYPGFPFRVTDALLTNFHLPKSTLLMLVSAFSSRELMLQAYRTAVREKYRFFSFGDAMLIL; encoded by the coding sequence ATGGATGTTTCACAGTTCGATTTTGAACTCCCCGAAGAATTGATCGCTCAGGAACCGGCCCCAAAGCGGAGCGGTTCCCGGTTGATGGTGGTAAACCGGGAGAATCAGACCGTTGAGCATCGCCGGTTCCCCGATCTTCTGGAATATCTTCATCCGGGTGATGTGTTGGTTCTGAACGATACCCGGGTGCGGCCGGCCCGTCTGGTGGGTGTGAAGGAGGGAACCGGGGCCCGGATTGAGCTGTTGTTACTCAACCCCCTGGGCGGGGATCGCTGGGAGGCCTTGGTCAAACCGGCCAAGCGGGTGAAAGAAGGCACTGTGGTCCGCTTTGGGGACGGGAAGCTGCAAGCGGTGGCCCAAGAGATGACGGAGGCGGCGGGAGGACGGGTGTTTCAGCTTCAATATCAGGAGCAAGACTTGGAGATATTGTTGGAAAGGCTGGGGGAGATGCCGCTGCCCCCTTATATCCACCGGCGGCTGGATGAGCCGGAACGATATCAGACCGTCTACTCCCGGGCCGTCGGTTCTGCCGCGGCTCCCACGGCAGGTCTTCACTTTACGGAGGATCTTCTGAACCGGGCAAAGGAGAAGGGAGTGAAGATCGTCACGATCACATTGCATGTGGGATTGGGTACCTTCCGTCCGGTGACGGCGGAAAGTGTCGAGGAACATCAGATGCATGCCGAGTTTTATGAGGTATCCGAGGAAGCGGCGGAACAGATTCGCGTCGCCAAGGCAAAGGGGAACCGGGTGGTGGCGGTGGGCACCACTTCGGTGCGGACGTTGGAGACGGTGGCCCGGGATCACGGGGAGATCCGGGCGGCCAGGGGTTGGACGGATATCTTCATATATCCGGGGTTCCCGTTCCGGGTGACTGACGCCCTGTTGACCAACTTTCATCTGCCCAAATCGACATTGCTGATGTTGGTGAGCGCCTTTTCATCCCGGGAGCTGATGCTTCAAGCTTACCGGACAGCCGTCCGGGAGAAATACCGCTTTTTCAGTTTCGGCGATGCCATGCTGATTCTGTGA